Within the Bremerella sp. JC817 genome, the region AGAGTGGAGAAAGCATGTCACAGGGGGTGGCAAACTCTAGTCCTGAGATATGCAAAGATTAAGCGCCAAACTCAACGTAGCTGGAATAACAGAAAACAGGGGCCTGCGGGAATCATCATCAAAGCTCGTAAAGCGCATTAAAACTTCTAGCCCATTGTGGTGTGAAGTCGAACCAGTTGATGCCGGGGGACGGTTGAACCGGTTTATCTCGAAATTCTGAAATTATCTTCGGGGCAGATTTCAATGACACGATGGATTGTGATTGCCACGGTCGTGGTGGTGAGCTTTTGCCATACGGCAATGGCTCAGTATGAGTTCGCGGGACCAACCTATTATCCCACGCCTCTTCCACCCCCGCCGACGCCAGAAATGATCACGGCGGATCAAGCCGCGGCACTGCAAGCGCAGATCGACGAACTGAAACGAGAGTTGAATCGTTCCAAGTTCGATACGCCTGCCATGAATGTCAGTGCCCCCAGCAACGCTGCCCCAGACCTGATCGGAGACGTCGACTCGTTAATGAAATGGAGAAAGTCGGTTGAGAAGGCGGAGGCAGCCGCGGCAGCCAAAGCGGCTCTCAAGCCATCGGTCAACGTCGGCGGACGTGTCTTTATCGACTCGGCCGTCTTCGGGCAGAACGACGAGAGCATGGATCAGGTCGGTGATGCCGAAAACGCGATGAAGGTTCGCTGGGCATGGGTCGAACTGAAAGGTAACATGCTCGAAAACACCGAGTACCGCTTGTGGTTCGATCTCGCCGGTCAGGTGAGCTTGCTCGACGTTTACCTCGACTTTGGTGAACTCCCTTACATCCAGAACTTTCGCGTGGGGCACTTCTTCGAGCCGTGGGGCATGGAGCAGCTTACCCCAAACAAATATATGACCACGATGGAACGTGCCAGTCCGTTCAATCTTGGACGTAACATGGGCATCATGGCTCACTCGAATAACGACGAAGCCAACTGGACCTATGGGGTCGGTCTGTTCGTTTCCGAAGTGGGCTCCAAGCCCCCGTTCTATCAGAATGACAATGATTCCTCGGCGATCACCGGGCGAGTAACGTACTTGCCATGGTACGACGAAGCCAGCGGCGGACGTGGTCTGATCCACGTCGGTGCCGGCTACAGCTGGCGACATCTGGGCGACGGAACAGCTCAGTTCCAGAACCGACCTGACTCGGCCCTGGCTCCGATCATTGTCGACACCGGGGTGATCAATGCCGACTCTTACCAACAGTTGGAACTGGAAGCTGCTTACGCTTATGGTTCGTTCATTTTACAGTCGGAATACCATATCGCTTCGATCGACACGGATGACTTCGGTTCGGAAGCACTCAACCACTATTACATTCAAGCCAGTTACGTGCTGACTGGCGAATACCGACCCTACAACCGCAAGTCGGGTTCGTTTGCCAATCGCGTAGTTCCTTACGAGAACTTCTTCCGGGTTCGTACGGAAGACAACTATATCTGCAATGGATGGGGGGCCTGGGAACTGGCTTACCGCTTCGCTCACGACGACTTGAACAGCGACAACATCTTCGGTGGCCGCGATCATCGTCACCTGGTTGGTTTGACCTGGTATCTCAGCCCGTTCTCGCGAGCGATGTTTGAGTATGTGTACTCGAATACTGAGGACCAGGTTGCTTCAGATGGCGTGCTGCAGATCTTCCAAATGCGAATGCAGTACGACTTTTAGTCGCGACAACGCCCACTTCGCTTGTCAGGTTGAATCCGAAAGAACTACGAATATTGCCCACGAGGGAAAGAACAATGCGTACCAAGATTCTCACGCTGATGCTGGTTGCGATGCTGGCCTGTTTCTCAGGTCAGGTCCGCTCGCAAGAGCCATTTGTGATCCCGCCGATTCCCGTCCAATTGGAAAAGGCAGTGCCAGTCGCGACGAAGGTGCCTCCGGTCGAGTCGCTACCTCAAGTCGTTTATGGCGAACCATCGTGCTGTGCTCGTTGTACCCAGCAATGTGCCTGTCAGAAGCACACACGGATCGTCTGCGAAATGAAGAAGGTCAAGAAGACGGTCTTCGATTGCGAATGCGAAGACGTTTGCGGCCTGCTGCCCAGTTCGATGTTGCCAGACAGTTTGTTTGGTATCTCGCTATGGGGACATAAGAAGACGGGCTGTGGCGAAGCAGGCTGTGGTGATTGTGCCGCTGGCTGCTGCACCAAGGCTCCTGTGGCGACGCATTGCCGTACCCGGAAAGTGCTGGTCCAAAAGACCATCACGGTGGAAGTGCCGGTTTATAAATGCGTCGTTGAATTCTGCTGCGACAGCTGCGGTGGTGCGATCGACTCGGCAGGTAGCGAAAAATCGCCGGTCGCCGATGCCAAGTCGGAAGACGTGCCACACGTCGCCACGCTGCCTCGCAATCAAAGCAGCTATGGCGAATAAGATCTGCCATTCAGACTCGATAGCTCCTGCTCCCAGCTTCCTTGCCCGCCTCGTGCGGGCATGGTCGTTTCTTGCCACTAGCGGTCGCGCACAAAAACAGCCACGTTTGCAGAACAAACATGGCTGCCGTGCTTGGAGTGAGCAGTTTGCGATTAGCTTTCGCCGTAGTTCGATTCGTTCAAGAACATCGAAGGATCGTTGACGTGGCGGATGATGCTGATCGCAGGCGTCGAATAGCTAGGAGTAGAGTTGTAGACGCGATACGAGGTGCGAGGAGCGTGGTGCCCAGGGAAGCTTGCACGGCGGCCAAACAAACCAGCTTCGGCGGTCGATACGAGCGAGCTACCTAAGATCGCTACCAGGGCCAAGGATGCAAAAATACGTGTGATCATCGAAAGGGGCCTCCAATACAGAAAGGCGAACACTAGGGAGTATGAATTGGGGACGGACATTGTTGCTTCATTTCATACTAATCAGGCTCGACCGAGGTTCAATCGCGCGCGGGCATCCCTGGGAGCGGAGGATGGCCCGAGGGACTGAAATGGAAGGCGAGCCAAGATTTGGTTCGTTGAATTGCGTCACAATCGAAGAGTCTGATCAGGGAATCAAGTCGGTTCGTACTGATTGTACGGCCCAAGATCCCCCTGCGTGACGGAGCGCCTAGCCTAAAGGAACGAGGCGAAAGAGAAGCGGCGCGCTCAAAAAATTTTGAGAAAATCGCAGGGAGAGGAGTCCCTGCGAGATCTCAACAACTGAATGGGCCTAAGCCTGCGAAGGGGCGAGGTCGGTTTCGACGGATTCGATCCGCAGGATCTTGTTCAGCACGGCGCGAGCCTGATCGTACGACCGGTAGGTGCCCGGGTCGACCAGGTAACCTCGCTCTTCGCGAGCGGTGTCTTCAGGCAGTTGGCCTGGCGTGACTTGAGCGATCGTCAGAGTTCGATTTACCTCGATGATGGCAAAGCGGACCATGGTTGGACTCCTTAATTCTGAGGTTCCGATTCCACTAAATCCTAATGCCCAACGTTCATCATTCCGCCTAGAACGATGCGACATCGTCGCTGTTTCCCTACAACAATAATTCCTTCTTCGGGCAGTGTCCCAAGGCTCGAGAAGTATGTAAATGGGAAAAATTTCACGAAGTTGAAATTTGATCAGATCTAAACAAGCGTGGTCAAATCGTGATCGGTTTTGGCGCGATTCTGTATGAGCAAAGGAGACATCGCCGACAGCACTTGCCGCCTGCGGTTGGCCAAGTCTAGGTCGGAATCTGCAGCGTGAATCTGGATTTTGACGCATTCGGGGAATCAACTCGAACGTTCCCTTGGAGGCGGCGGGCAATCCGCGCGACCATTGCCAGACCGAGGCCGGTACCGGCAACGCCTTGGCGGCGAGCCATTTCAGAACGATAGAAAGGCTCGAAGATCCGCTCCTGGTCTTCCGCCCGGATCGATCCACCTTCGTTGATCACCGAGATCTCCACGTGATCTCGCTGAGGATCGCAAGTGATTTCGATGGGGCTACCAACTGGGCTGAACTTGACGGCGTTCTCGACCAAGTTATCGAGCACAACTTGCAGCAGCCCAGGCGATGTGGGGACCGACCAGCCGGCTACCGAGGGCCAATGCAGGTCGCCGGCTCGGGCATGGTTCGACCATAACACGCGATAGCTGGCAAACCATTCGCCCAGGTCGACCGATTGCCAATCGTCGGGTTGTTCCTGGTCGTCCCGAGCCAGCATCAAGAGTGCTTCGATAATGTGCTGCAGTTGAAGCGTCTGCTCGGAGAGTGTGTGAAGTGTTCGTTGATATTCCTCGGGCGAACGTGAACGGAGCAGGGCCACATCGATCTGGCCTCGCAGGGCGGTCAGCGGTGTCTTCAACTGATGAGCCGCGTCTCCAGCAAACGCTTGCTGCCGTAAGAACGATTGTTCTAGTCGATCTAGCAATCCATTAAATGCTTCGGCCATGTCGGCTAACTCGTCCCGCTGGGAAGAGACCGGCAGTCGCGACGAGAAATCATTCGGCTCGATCCGGTGGGCTTGCTTTGCGATGTCGTGGACCGGTCGCAAGGCACGGCGGCAAAAGGCCCGCCCAAGCAACGCGGCGACAATCCACATCACCAGCGGCAGCAGCGTGAATAGTACCCCGAGACGAAACATGTCGACTTCCAACTGCTTGGCAGGTCGCGCGACCGTAACCAGGATGCGTTCGAAGTCGTCTTCTTCGCGTTCCGATTCTGGCAGCGGATCGAGAGCGACAATCTCTTCCTGCAGGCAACGCCACTTGCCGATCTCAATCGGATCGTTGGCGGTCGCCATGCGGGTATGGGCCAGCGAAAGGAGGTCGGCGTCGATTTCGTGCGGGCCATGATGGTGGGTCGTTTGATCGATGACCTGACCCTTCTCGCCGACAAGCACCCAGCGAATATCTTCAGGCGCCTGATCACGCCATAGCTCGATGGCATGTTCCAGTGGTTGCCATTTGATCGAGTCTTCTTCCGCTTCGATCACGGCGGCCAGCACATGCAGCGAACCACGCAGCTGACCATCGAATCGGGCATAGATGTAGTGCTCGATGACGAGGTACATCACTGCGGATAACGTCACCAGGCAAACCGCCAAGGCCGCCAGGAAGAAGGCCGAAACTCGATCGACTAGCGTCATCTTAAGCCTCGGTTTCTTCCAGCAGGTAACCACGATTACGGCGTGTTTGAATCACACGCGGACCATGCTTTTCCAGCTTCCGACGTAGTTCTTTCACGTGCACTTCGATTGTGTTGGAATGCCCGTCGAAGTTGTCTCCCCACACGGAATCGAAGATGCGGGTTCGCGTCAGGATCTTGCCGGGGTTTTGCAGGAACAAGCATAGCAGCGAGAACTCCTTCGCCGTCAGGTCGAGGGCCGATCCGTCACGCGTTGCCTTCTGCGAGCCAAGATCGGCACGGATGTCACGGTACTCGAGCATCAGGCTCGAGTGTTGCTCCGGGCGACGAAGCAGCGCCCGGACACGTGCCAACAGTTCGGCGAACGCGAACGGTTTGACCAGGTAATCATCCGCGCCCGCGTCAAGCCCTTCGACCCGCTGGGTGACCGCATCGCGGGCGGTGAGGAACAGCACCGGCGTTGTGCGATTGATCGCACGGAAGCTTCGCAGTACATCAATCCCATCCAGCCCGGGCAACCACCAGTCTAAGAGAATCAGGTCGTAGGATGTGGTTTGCAGCAAATCCCAGGCGGCTTGTCCATCGGCGGCACGTTCGACCCAATAGCCTTCTTCCCCTAATCCGCGCAGTAAAAAATCGGCGATGGGGGCTTCGTCTTCCACGATCAGAATGCGGCTACTCACAAATGGCCTGCGTTAGGGTTGGATCTGTTTGGGTTTGGGGCACGAAGACCACTCTAGAGATTCTAGCAGCCAGTCTGCTGGCAGAAGGATTGAAGATAAATTCGGCTTCATGTTCGACTGATTTCCGCGGCAATTTCGTGTCGATATTGGACGACGAAGCCTAAAATGAAGTGGAACTTATCTTCGCCTCATCTGTATCTTATCCAACCAGCGTAGAAAGAAACGGATCAAACCCCATGACCGTTTTATGTCGCTTCGCGCTTCAAGGATTCTGTGATGACACGCACAAACTCACACTCCCTGACTTTGGGACCTGAGCACCCCAACGCGGTCCTGACCGGCGAGCCCCACGGTTTGGATCTCATCGGTCGCACTCCTTCCGCTGCCGCGGACTGGAGCAAGCAGCATTCATTGCAGCACTCGGAAGAAGAGTTGCTGGCAGTCCATGTTGTCTATGGCCAGGCCAACTGGACGGTGGTGCTGTACCGATCGGCGAAAGAACTGACCGATCGATGGAATGAACTCGATCGCCGAGAAGCCCATTCAGGCCAGGGAGTCGTGTTTGGACTTTCGACCGAATTCCAGGGCCACTTGCCGGCGCTCATTCGCCGCGATTCGTTCGGGCGGCTTCTGTTGCTGAACTATCTGCCGGGATGTCCCGGGACGGTTCGGCGATTCCTGCCAGATGACTTGCCTGCGGAAGATTTGGGCTGGAGCGAGATACGTGTTGTCAAAAGCTTCGAGTCGCTTTGCGAGGCCTCCGGCGAGGAGCAGTCGTGGTTGATCTTCTGGCCGTATGACCTGGTCACCGATCAGATTCGCGACTACGCCACTCCACGCCGAATGATGTAGGCCACTTAGCCGAGGCCAAGCACCTTCAGTTCTGCTCGGCCTTCGTTCATGTCGATCCGTTCCGGACGACCTTTGTGTCGATAGATCATCTTGGTGTGGTCGACACCCAGCACACGCATGATGGTCGCGTGCAGATCGTGGACGTGCAGTGGATTCTCGACCGCCTTCAGGCCCAATTCGTCGGTCGACCCAATCGTGCGGCCGCCTGGGATTGCACCACCAGCCATCCACATGGTGAAACCGGTCGGGTTGTGATCTCGGCCGGTTCCTTTTTCGGACATCGGAGTTCGCCCGAACTCGCCACCCCAGATCACCAGCGTTTCGTCCCACAGGCCGCGACGCTTCAGGTCTTTCAGCAGGCCAGCGATGGGCTTATCGACTTCTTTGCACAGCCTGCCATGATTACCTTCGATGTTGCTGTGAGCGTCCCAGCCGCTGCCGGCACCGCTGTAAAGTTGAACGAAGCGAACGCCATTCTCGACCAGCCGACGTGCCAACAGACAGTTGCTGCCGAAGACATTCGTTTCTTTTTGATCCAAGCCATAAAGCTGCTTGGTCTCTTCGGTCTCGGTCGATAGATCGACGATCTCGGGAGCGGCCGACTGCATCCGAAACGCCAGTTCGTACGCCTTGATGCGGGCTTCGAGTTCCGAAACGTCGCTCCGCTGCTCGGCGTGGTTGCGGTCGAACTGCCCCAGCAGGTCGAGCTTGGCACGCTGACGTTTGTCGGAGATATGGCTGGGTGGATTCAAGTTCAGAATCGGATCGGCACCTGACTTGAACTGAACGCCCTGGTAAGCTGCCGGCATGAAACCGCTACCCCAGTTACGGGGGCCATTCACGACTTGTCCCTTGCCATCGGTTAGAACGACAAAGGCGGGCATGTCCTGGTTTTCCGTTCCCAGCCCATAGGTCGCCCAGGCACCCAGCGATGGCCGGCCACCGATCACGTGACCGGTGTTCATCTGACAAACGCCAGAGGAATGATTGATCCCGTCCGAAACGCACGAGCGAATCACGCACAGGTCGTCGGCACAGGTCGCGATCTCGGGGAACCAGTCCGATACCCACAGCCCACTTTCGCCATGCTGCTTCCACTTACGAGGGCACCGCATCAAAGGAGCGTCGTTCTCGCCCATGGCTAGAATCACCTTGCCGAAGCTTTCGGGCAGCTTTTGGCCGGCCAGTTCGTTCAGCAGGGGCTTGGGATCGAACAGGTCAATATGGCTCGGGCCACCTTCCATGAACAAGAAGATGACGTTCTTCACCTTCGACGGGAAGTGCGTTGCCTTGGGGGCACGGGGATCGACCGGAGCCGCCGACGCTTCGCCTCCCATCAACGCTGCCAGAGCCATAGCTCCAAATCCCCCGCCAGATTTGGCGAGGAATTCGCGACGCGAAGTGGGGACTTCGATGTGAGGTCGATTGGTCATGATAGGGCTCCCTTCGGAGTTGGGTGAGGTAGGCAATCAGGGGCGGCGACGACTTAGTCCATGAACTGGAACTCACTCGAGTTCAGTAGCACGTGACAGAAGTCGCTCAAAGCGGTCAGCTCCGGTGTGAGGCCGTGCCGCTCGTTGCTGGTGTTCAGTTCTAGTTCGTTCTGGTCTCGTTCCATGTCGGCCAACGGGCCGCGAGGATCGGAGCGAACGAATCGCCACATACCGACCGTGTCGTCGGTCACCAGGCTGTTCGGATTGTTGATCATGATCTGTGAATCGTCAGAGATCGCTTCTCGAGAAAGTCGAACTTCGTCGATCAAGCCATCCCAGTTGTGAGAACTCTTCGAGTCCCGGCCACCCACGCAGAAGCGAAGCGACTGGGTCCCGCAATCGCCGACGATCGAAGTCTTCACGACGGCCGTTTCGAGTTCCGATTCGTCGTATGACATGTCACGGGCAAAGAAGGTCACGGTTCCCTCGTCGAAGTTCACCGAGGCTGCCACGTAGTAAGGCTTGTCGGCGGGAATACGAATGTTGGAAGGCACGACTTCGTACTTCACGTTGCCGCCCTTGTCTTTGCCGATCAACTGAATGATCAAGTTGCGGGGACGATAGGCTGACTTCTCGCTGGTGATGCCGAAATTCCAGCCTGGCGTCGAGTTCGACCCGTTCCAGTGCGAGGCGATGGTACGAACCGATGCATCTTTAAAGAGAGTCCGATTGAACACGATCGCTTCGATCGAGAAGTTATGCGATGGCAAAGCGTTCGTGTCAGGCAGGGTCAATGTCTGATGCCCGATGGAATCGTTGATGTTGAAGGCGGTGTTCCATCGCTGCATCTGAGGTTCGTCCAGCAGCGCGGTCGAAGGGATGTCGCCCGCGTTGGCCTTGTTCAACTCGCGGTTGTAGGCGACTTGCTGCTCGATATAGGTCAGTGCCAATTCCACTTCTTCTGGCTGAGCAGGACGTCCGTAGCATTCTTCAATGCTCTCGCGAACGATCGCGGCGAAGTCGGTGCCATGCTCGCGGTAAAGCCGCTTGGCCATCGCTTCGGAACGCTTCAGCGTCCAGTCACCGTTGATCATCAGCAGCGACTGGGTGGCGGTAGTGGTCGCATTACGCTGAGCCACACTGGCGAAACCATTGGGCGAGTCAAAGCTTTCGAGCAGGGCATCCGGCGAGTTACGCATCTTCTTGGTGAAGACGGTCCGAACCGGGCTGTTGCTGGACGAGGCAGGGCCTTCGGTCTTTTCGGAAAGCTCGCCGCTGACCGCCAGCATCGCGTCGCGAATCTGTTCCGCTTCCAGTCGACGCGAAGGAAACTTCCATAGTAGCCGATTCTTCGGGTCGACCATCTTGGCCGTTTCCGGCATGTCGACCAGCGAGGTCTGCTGATAGGTTGCCGAAAGCAGGATGGCCCGATGGATAGGCTTCATCCGCCAGTTATTCTGGATAAACTCGCCGGTGAGCCAGTCGAGCAATTCCGGGTGGGATGGTGGCTCGCCCAGGCGACCGAAGTCGCTCGAGTTGCCGGAAAGGCCCACACCAAAGTGATACTGCCAGATGCGATTCACAATCACGCGTGGCGAAAGTGGGTTGTCGTCACGCGAGAGCCACTTGGCCAACGCCGCACGGCGACCGCTGCTGTGTGAGTTCTCGATCGACGAAGGATCGATTTCGGCGTTATCGGCGTCGAGAATCGTCAGGAAGCCCGGCTTGATTTCTCGCTTCGTCTTGTCGTCTGGATTGATTGTCGGCGGGATCGTACCGCGAGCATCGACAGCAACATTGGCAACTGGCAAGGCCTTCGGCTTCTGCCCGAGCACGTCTTGAAGCTTCTTCTTCAGATCTTCCCAGTTTTGTTTCTGGTCCTTCGGAATGTAGTTGGTCAGGCGATCATGCTCGAAGCCGACTTGTTCCTCGACGAGGTAGAAGATCTGGTTCTCGTAGGTCGTCCGTTCGTCGGCAGGCTTCCAGTACATTTCCTGGACTTCTTCCGGGAACATCTCGACCGCCTTGCGGCGAGCTTTCTCGCGAGGCTTCTCTTCGATCTCGGCAATCTTGCTGATCAGTTCCGCATGCTTCGTTTCCCACTTCGCGAGATCTTCCGCATACTTCTTCTGTTCTTCCGCGGTCGCGATTGGCTGATCGTTCTTCCAGACCATCGGTTTGAAGAACGCTTGCAGGCGGTAATAGTCGTCATGCAGGATCGGATCAAACTTGTGGTTGTGGCAATGGGCACAGGCGATCCCCATCCCCATGAATACGTCCCCCACGGTGTCGGTCAGTTCGTCCAGGATCAGTACCTGTTGGCCTTCCGCGTCGCGGCTGTTGTATTCGTAGACGCCACCTCGCAGGAAGTATGTCGCGATCATCGCATCCGGATCGTGCGGAGCGATTTCATCGCCGGCCAGTTGTTCACTCATGAACTGGTTGTAAGGTTTGTCTTCATTCAGACTGCGGATCACGTAGTCGCGATACCGCCACGCCAACGGACGATAGGCATCCTGGCGATAGCCATCGGAATCGGCGTAACGCACGACATCGAGCCAATGCGTTGCCCAGCGTTGCCCGTAGCGAGGATCCTCCAGCACGCGGTCAACCAGTTCCTGGTAGGCGGTCGGGCTTTTGTCGGCGACAAACGCTTCCACTTCTTCGGTCGTTGGGGGAACGCCCAGCATGTCGAAGTAAACGCGACGGATCAATTCGCGGCGGGAAGCAGCAGGGGCGGGGGCGAGCTTCTGGTCTTTCAGCTTGGCCAGCACGAAGTTGTCGATTGGGTTTTCGACATGATCGTCTTTGCCGACCTTAGGAATCTTCGGATGCGACAGCGGCTGGAAAGCCCACCACGAAAGATCTTCCTTGGTGAACGGTCCGTCTTCTTCACGCTGCTCGCCAGCATGCTCTGGCCAATACGCTCCGTTCTTCACCCAGGCTTCCAGGATCGCGATGTCTTTGTCGGGCAGTTGCCCGGACGGAGGCATCTCGTAGCTTTCGTACTTCACGGCCGCGATCAAGTCGCTTTCCTCAGGCTTGCCTGGGACCACAATTGGACCGGCGCTGCCACCCTTCATGAAATGGTTCTTGCGATCCATCCGAAGGTCCGACTTCTGCTCTTTCGGGCCATGGCAGCCGAAGCAGTGTTGAGCCAGCAGTGGACGCACTTTCGTCTCGAAGAAGTGCGCGTTCTCTTTCTCGTCGGCATGGAGCGGCAGGACCAGGATGCTGGTTACCAGCACCATGGCGAGCGACATTGTGAGTCGGAGGGGACGTGGCATGATTTACTCTTCCGTTGAGGTGGGCTCTTGGGTTGAGGCTGGTGGGGTTACAGGAGGGAATCCACCAATGAAGACAGGATCGATAAGGTTATCGTCGTCCATCGCATCCTGGATGAACAACTCCTGGACTTCGGCACCTTCCGGGTAGCCGAGGTCGGAAAGATCGATGCCGGTAGCAATCACCTTCGCCGGCACCGCGTGCGCGACACCGTTGTTGTGATGGGCTCGGCAAAGTTCTTCGATACTGCGGATACGTCGGTCGAAGCCATAGAGGCGGAAGTTGCAAAGTGCGTGGGCACCTCGGTCCGCCAATGAGATATCGTAGTTGGCAATCGTGACGGTCTTCAGACCAGTCTCGAAATGCAGCGGCGAAACATGGAAAGGATCGCCTTGTTCTGGGTGATGCACGACCTGAAGGTCGAAGAAGACGATGTCTGGGCCAGGGCCGTTCACGACGGGTTGCTCGAATCGAATCGCCAGGCCAGGCGTTCGCGCGTCGAGGTCTTCGCTCGTGATGTCCGGATCGGTGGTCAGTGGAATCGCATTGCCGCCTGGGTTCAGCAGGCCAGTGCAGAGCGAGCGATCGCGATCGAGGTATTCGACTCGCCGACGGGAGTCATCCCCTTGCTTCATGTCGATGCTGACCAGCGGCGTGGTCATGTTGTTGGTGTTGGTCCCGACTTTGAAATGAATCAAATCAAACCCAACAAGCTGATCGACATTGTAGGTGAACGACTTGCCGCCACGCTGGACGGTGACGCTTTGCAGTTGATTGGGATCGTCGGCATTCTTGGGCGTTGCCTCGAACGAGACGATGCGGTCAGGCAAGGTCGCGCGATAGGTTTCACCGAAGCGGGCGGCATCGGTCGACGCGATTTCCCCCAAGGCGTTGATGGCACGGGCCTGACCAGCTTCCAGCAGCAAGCCGGTCGAGGTCGACTTTTCGTCCTGGCCAACCGGGAAGACTTCCGCGGCACCTTCGATCACTTCGACATCGGCTTCACCTGATTCCTTCACATTGATCGAGAAACGGGTTCCTTTGTCGACGACTTCGGCCTGAGGCGTCAGCACGCGGAAGCCTTCCGCTCCCTCGGGAGCGTAGACCGAGCAGTTACCGACCTTCAGCAAGACCTGTTCGGCCGATTGGATCGAGAAGACGGCCGGTGCCTGGACGATCATCTCGGCACCGGTGCTGCTACGCATCTGCACGCTCCCTTCGACCAGGGCATAGTCGTGATCGAGCTGCATCGAGTCGCCAGGAGCGAATGCCTGGGGTTCGTCGAAGAAGCGAGTCCGTGCCAACTGAACGATCTGCATCGCAGGCGTCGGCTGTGGGGCAGCCGGATCATTCGCGAGGGCAGGGGAAGTCGTTTCTGGCAGCGGATCGATTTTCGCGACGTCGCGATCCTGCATCAGCCACGCGGTCAAAGGAATCGCAATTAAGCCAACCAGTGTCAACGCGATCAATGGCCAGGCAATGCTGGCTGGGGATGGGGTGTTGTTCGCGGACAGTGGTGTCGAGCGGGTCGGGAATGGTTTGCCAGCTTCTTCTTCGGCTAACTTCGCCAGGCCATATTCCAGGTCGACGAGCAAGAAATATTGCTCTCGAACGGCAGAGCTTTCCAGAAGCAACTGTTCGAGTTCGGCATGGTCGGCCGAAGTCAGCGTACCTTGCA harbors:
- a CDS encoding DUF1549 domain-containing protein, producing the protein MPRPLRLTMSLAMVLVTSILVLPLHADEKENAHFFETKVRPLLAQHCFGCHGPKEQKSDLRMDRKNHFMKGGSAGPIVVPGKPEESDLIAAVKYESYEMPPSGQLPDKDIAILEAWVKNGAYWPEHAGEQREEDGPFTKEDLSWWAFQPLSHPKIPKVGKDDHVENPIDNFVLAKLKDQKLAPAPAASRRELIRRVYFDMLGVPPTTEEVEAFVADKSPTAYQELVDRVLEDPRYGQRWATHWLDVVRYADSDGYRQDAYRPLAWRYRDYVIRSLNEDKPYNQFMSEQLAGDEIAPHDPDAMIATYFLRGGVYEYNSRDAEGQQVLILDELTDTVGDVFMGMGIACAHCHNHKFDPILHDDYYRLQAFFKPMVWKNDQPIATAEEQKKYAEDLAKWETKHAELISKIAEIEEKPREKARRKAVEMFPEEVQEMYWKPADERTTYENQIFYLVEEQVGFEHDRLTNYIPKDQKQNWEDLKKKLQDVLGQKPKALPVANVAVDARGTIPPTINPDDKTKREIKPGFLTILDADNAEIDPSSIENSHSSGRRAALAKWLSRDDNPLSPRVIVNRIWQYHFGVGLSGNSSDFGRLGEPPSHPELLDWLTGEFIQNNWRMKPIHRAILLSATYQQTSLVDMPETAKMVDPKNRLLWKFPSRRLEAEQIRDAMLAVSGELSEKTEGPASSSNSPVRTVFTKKMRNSPDALLESFDSPNGFASVAQRNATTTATQSLLMINGDWTLKRSEAMAKRLYREHGTDFAAIVRESIEECYGRPAQPEEVELALTYIEQQVAYNRELNKANAGDIPSTALLDEPQMQRWNTAFNINDSIGHQTLTLPDTNALPSHNFSIEAIVFNRTLFKDASVRTIASHWNGSNSTPGWNFGITSEKSAYRPRNLIIQLIGKDKGGNVKYEVVPSNIRIPADKPYYVAASVNFDEGTVTFFARDMSYDESELETAVVKTSIVGDCGTQSLRFCVGGRDSKSSHNWDGLIDEVRLSREAISDDSQIMINNPNSLVTDDTVGMWRFVRSDPRGPLADMERDQNELELNTSNERHGLTPELTALSDFCHVLLNSSEFQFMD
- a CDS encoding porin, whose translation is MTRWIVIATVVVVSFCHTAMAQYEFAGPTYYPTPLPPPPTPEMITADQAAALQAQIDELKRELNRSKFDTPAMNVSAPSNAAPDLIGDVDSLMKWRKSVEKAEAAAAAKAALKPSVNVGGRVFIDSAVFGQNDESMDQVGDAENAMKVRWAWVELKGNMLENTEYRLWFDLAGQVSLLDVYLDFGELPYIQNFRVGHFFEPWGMEQLTPNKYMTTMERASPFNLGRNMGIMAHSNNDEANWTYGVGLFVSEVGSKPPFYQNDNDSSAITGRVTYLPWYDEASGGRGLIHVGAGYSWRHLGDGTAQFQNRPDSALAPIIVDTGVINADSYQQLELEAAYAYGSFILQSEYHIASIDTDDFGSEALNHYYIQASYVLTGEYRPYNRKSGSFANRVVPYENFFRVRTEDNYICNGWGAWELAYRFAHDDLNSDNIFGGRDHRHLVGLTWYLSPFSRAMFEYVYSNTEDQVASDGVLQIFQMRMQYDF
- a CDS encoding response regulator transcription factor, encoding MSSRILIVEDEAPIADFLLRGLGEEGYWVERAADGQAAWDLLQTTSYDLILLDWWLPGLDGIDVLRSFRAINRTTPVLFLTARDAVTQRVEGLDAGADDYLVKPFAFAELLARVRALLRRPEQHSSLMLEYRDIRADLGSQKATRDGSALDLTAKEFSLLCLFLQNPGKILTRTRIFDSVWGDNFDGHSNTIEVHVKELRRKLEKHGPRVIQTRRNRGYLLEETEA
- a CDS encoding DUF1501 domain-containing protein translates to MTNRPHIEVPTSRREFLAKSGGGFGAMALAALMGGEASAAPVDPRAPKATHFPSKVKNVIFLFMEGGPSHIDLFDPKPLLNELAGQKLPESFGKVILAMGENDAPLMRCPRKWKQHGESGLWVSDWFPEIATCADDLCVIRSCVSDGINHSSGVCQMNTGHVIGGRPSLGAWATYGLGTENQDMPAFVVLTDGKGQVVNGPRNWGSGFMPAAYQGVQFKSGADPILNLNPPSHISDKRQRAKLDLLGQFDRNHAEQRSDVSELEARIKAYELAFRMQSAAPEIVDLSTETEETKQLYGLDQKETNVFGSNCLLARRLVENGVRFVQLYSGAGSGWDAHSNIEGNHGRLCKEVDKPIAGLLKDLKRRGLWDETLVIWGGEFGRTPMSEKGTGRDHNPTGFTMWMAGGAIPGGRTIGSTDELGLKAVENPLHVHDLHATIMRVLGVDHTKMIYRHKGRPERIDMNEGRAELKVLGLG
- a CDS encoding ATP-binding protein, which produces MTLVDRVSAFFLAALAVCLVTLSAVMYLVIEHYIYARFDGQLRGSLHVLAAVIEAEEDSIKWQPLEHAIELWRDQAPEDIRWVLVGEKGQVIDQTTHHHGPHEIDADLLSLAHTRMATANDPIEIGKWRCLQEEIVALDPLPESEREEDDFERILVTVARPAKQLEVDMFRLGVLFTLLPLVMWIVAALLGRAFCRRALRPVHDIAKQAHRIEPNDFSSRLPVSSQRDELADMAEAFNGLLDRLEQSFLRQQAFAGDAAHQLKTPLTALRGQIDVALLRSRSPEEYQRTLHTLSEQTLQLQHIIEALLMLARDDQEQPDDWQSVDLGEWFASYRVLWSNHARAGDLHWPSVAGWSVPTSPGLLQVVLDNLVENAVKFSPVGSPIEITCDPQRDHVEISVINEGGSIRAEDQERIFEPFYRSEMARRQGVAGTGLGLAMVARIARRLQGNVRVDSPNASKSRFTLQIPT